From Spirosoma aerolatum, one genomic window encodes:
- a CDS encoding polysaccharide deacetylase family protein, translating into MKKIALLCLYLFVYISANAQQKGAWNGKKCAVVLTYDDALQVHLDNVMPVLDSLGLKGTFYLSGYFPGFVNNLARWKSASDKGHELANHTLFHPCAGDRPGREWVNPNYDLSKYTVKRMTDEMKMTNVLLNTLDGQKARTFAYPCGDTKIGDVDYYKSAEADFVAARGTTSEMKTITEINLADIGSYAINGQSGEQLIELVKKAQASGSLLVFLFHGVGGGHSLNVALPEHNKLLRYLKQNLGDIWVAPFIDVARYVKQKQVGQK; encoded by the coding sequence ATGAAAAAAATAGCATTACTCTGCCTGTACCTGTTTGTGTACATATCTGCCAATGCCCAGCAGAAGGGCGCCTGGAATGGTAAAAAATGTGCCGTGGTACTGACCTACGACGATGCTTTACAGGTTCATCTGGATAATGTGATGCCGGTTCTGGATTCGCTGGGACTGAAAGGGACGTTTTACCTGTCGGGCTATTTTCCGGGTTTCGTCAATAACCTGGCCCGCTGGAAATCAGCGTCTGATAAAGGGCATGAGCTGGCAAATCATACGTTGTTTCACCCCTGCGCGGGCGACCGACCGGGCCGTGAATGGGTAAACCCCAACTATGACCTGAGCAAATACACCGTTAAGCGCATGACGGATGAAATGAAAATGACTAACGTCCTGCTCAACACCCTCGACGGACAAAAAGCCCGAACCTTTGCTTATCCCTGTGGCGATACCAAAATTGGCGACGTGGATTACTACAAATCTGCTGAAGCTGATTTTGTAGCCGCCAGAGGGACGACCAGCGAAATGAAAACGATTACTGAAATCAACCTGGCCGACATTGGGTCGTATGCTATCAATGGTCAATCGGGCGAACAACTGATCGAACTGGTCAAAAAAGCGCAGGCAAGTGGTTCGTTATTGGTATTTCTGTTTCATGGAGTGGGTGGAGGCCATTCGTTGAATGTGGCTTTGCCTGAGCACAATAAGCTGTTGCGGTATCTGAAGCAAAACCTGGGCGACATCTGGGTGGCTCCGTTCATCGACGTTGCCCGGTATGTAAAGCAGAAGCAGGTAGGCCAAAAATGA
- a CDS encoding glycoside hydrolase family 20 zincin-like fold domain-containing protein — protein sequence MSHKHLTLLLLSLACSITALAQRVVIQQKQPSPQSRYAASQLAEALTAKHYTILREKAGNADYTIRLEPINAVLGSETYRLYRQGSQLLVTGGDARGLIYGCLSVVEAIQNGTPLAKIVASTEKPHLPLRAIKFDLPWDTYRHSYALDLHYDTCRDTLYWKAFLDMMVTNRFNALSLWNLHPYTFMIRPRNFPAATPFNDQQLAEWQALFHAIFRMASERAIDTYLVPFNIFTSPEFSKAYNVNPKLNNLEHHHFIDGDTSAIVKRYTRECVTQVLQEYPELTGFGLTLGEAMGGMTPQQREDWMKATIIEGMRLAGRKTKLIHRIPFSSTTGSLGVTSIDTEKLTRKSIESEGALPFIEGPIWADLKYNWSHAHSTPKLVKVHGGRLYDTYFKPLPTAYKITWTARNEDFFCLRWGVPSFVRAHIAENNQPYVGGYFLGSETYIPAKDYFTTPGGPVDWKYAFERQWLFYKLWGRLLYNPATPDALFKAEFVRRYGSSAASLLEAYALASSTPLRLAADFDFTWDFSLYSEGMMAFDAAKNVAYISVNQQITQPTLDPNYVSVADYVKAKNTGAAFGPEKITPPVLASMLETDCQKALQLVRPINTSSNRSLLYEVADVKVWANLGLHFAEKLKGAIALQTYRTTGQEAQKQVAIQHVKEALRYWDEVIAITRPLYNDMPLVHLTEQKGHTWAENNQLRFHWEKLRPDVAHDITVAEQAQPDLRN from the coding sequence ATGAGCCACAAGCACCTGACACTGCTCCTGCTTTCCCTGGCCTGTTCAATCACGGCATTGGCCCAACGGGTAGTTATTCAACAAAAACAACCATCACCGCAGAGTCGGTATGCTGCGAGTCAGCTTGCGGAGGCACTTACGGCGAAACACTATACGATACTCAGGGAAAAGGCTGGAAATGCCGATTATACCATTCGGCTTGAACCTATCAATGCGGTATTGGGATCGGAAACGTATAGACTATACCGTCAGGGAAGTCAGCTACTTGTTACGGGGGGCGATGCACGCGGATTAATCTATGGATGTCTGTCGGTGGTCGAGGCCATTCAGAATGGAACACCATTGGCAAAAATCGTAGCCAGTACCGAAAAGCCACATTTGCCGTTACGGGCCATAAAATTTGACCTCCCCTGGGATACCTATCGCCATAGCTACGCTCTTGACCTGCATTACGACACCTGCCGCGATACATTGTACTGGAAGGCGTTTCTGGATATGATGGTCACCAATCGGTTCAACGCCCTGAGCCTGTGGAATCTGCATCCGTACACGTTTATGATCCGGCCCCGAAATTTTCCGGCGGCTACCCCTTTCAACGATCAGCAACTGGCCGAATGGCAAGCGTTGTTTCACGCTATTTTTCGGATGGCGAGCGAACGGGCGATTGATACATACCTGGTGCCTTTCAACATCTTTACAAGCCCTGAATTTTCTAAAGCCTACAACGTCAATCCAAAGCTGAATAATCTGGAGCATCACCATTTTATTGATGGCGATACATCGGCGATTGTCAAACGCTACACACGCGAGTGTGTTACCCAGGTGTTGCAGGAGTATCCTGAACTGACCGGTTTTGGCCTGACACTAGGCGAGGCCATGGGCGGCATGACACCCCAGCAGCGCGAAGACTGGATGAAGGCGACCATTATCGAGGGGATGCGGCTGGCCGGACGGAAAACCAAACTCATTCACCGGATTCCATTTTCGAGCACGACGGGTTCTCTGGGCGTTACCAGCATCGATACCGAAAAACTGACCCGAAAATCGATTGAAAGCGAAGGGGCCTTGCCATTTATTGAGGGGCCTATCTGGGCCGATCTGAAATACAACTGGTCACACGCGCACTCAACACCCAAGCTGGTGAAAGTGCATGGTGGGAGGTTATACGATACCTATTTCAAGCCATTGCCCACAGCCTATAAAATCACCTGGACGGCTCGCAATGAGGATTTTTTCTGTCTGCGCTGGGGCGTGCCTTCCTTTGTTCGGGCGCACATTGCCGAGAACAATCAACCCTATGTGGGCGGCTATTTTCTAGGATCAGAAACATATATTCCGGCCAAAGATTACTTCACCACCCCTGGTGGCCCCGTCGACTGGAAGTATGCGTTTGAGCGGCAATGGCTGTTTTATAAACTCTGGGGGCGATTGCTTTACAACCCCGCCACGCCCGATGCTCTCTTCAAGGCCGAATTTGTCCGACGGTATGGCTCCTCGGCAGCTTCATTGCTGGAAGCCTATGCATTGGCCTCGTCGACCCCGCTTCGCTTGGCAGCCGACTTCGATTTTACCTGGGATTTTTCGCTATACAGCGAAGGTATGATGGCTTTCGATGCGGCTAAAAATGTAGCCTATATATCCGTCAATCAGCAGATTACCCAGCCAACACTCGACCCAAATTATGTATCGGTAGCCGATTATGTGAAAGCAAAAAATACAGGCGCGGCATTCGGTCCAGAAAAAATAACCCCGCCTGTGTTGGCCAGTATGCTTGAAACGGATTGCCAGAAAGCCTTACAATTGGTCAGGCCGATCAATACCTCATCGAATCGGTCGTTGCTGTATGAGGTGGCCGATGTGAAGGTGTGGGCCAATCTGGGGCTGCATTTTGCCGAAAAACTGAAAGGAGCGATTGCCTTACAAACCTATCGGACTACCGGACAGGAAGCACAGAAGCAGGTAGCCATTCAGCACGTGAAAGAAGCCCTCCGTTATTGGGATGAGGTTATTGCCATTACGCGTCCACTGTACAACGACATGCCGTTAGTCCATCTGACCGAACAGAAAGGCCACACCTGGGCCGAAAATAATCAACTCCGCTTCCACTGGGAAAAACTCCGCCCCGATGTAGCCCACGATATTACCGTCGCTGAACAGGCACAACCCGATTTGCGAAACTAG
- a CDS encoding SusC/RagA family TonB-linked outer membrane protein yields MEKSVRILLLLGVVMGGVHPGFSQTLARAEQLQPKEVYAKASTKRLKDVLKKLQDQYATDILYLDRHVEGLTVAVDAVDLNAKIDDNLSAILKPLGLRYKKIRNGSYVITTKEPSGKVESTNARFPVVTPITERYQESESTTQLPLLTASADMAVEKVRVADISVQGKVSDEKGEGLPGVSILLKGTQKGTTTDVDGRYKIDVPNASSTLIFSFVGYASQEIVVGNRTSLNVTMATDNKTLSEIVVIGYGSIEKKDLTGSVASIGSKSIQEVAVPRVDQALMGKIAGVQVKPVSGEPGAAPQIRIRGIGSISAGAGPLYVVDGFPISSIQTLNPNDVETIDVLKDASATAIYGSRGANGVVIINTKRGKSGKAAISFSYQFGFQKIAKRPKLQSGLEEAQHYFDGVRNRNLDEGNDVSGDPLKWKAPVPQTILDVLSGKITTNEDPLDAILRTGPQQQYQLNASGGTENIRYAVSGEYFNQDGIILNTNFKRYSVRANIDAKLAPRLTLKVNLNPSYTDKFNVGGVGAEDVATYSDITNNPLYNALVIPTYQSLYNPDGSYYPFGNGLDAVVTSKNPLALANEIKARQKGIGFLGNTFMEYAILPNLKVNVMLGINLMSIKGSYFKPQMAAFLNELASGTDNASQRLNWITETTVNYTKSVGKHNFTGLLGYTTQKETFESNTLTSNRYPNNLVPTLSAVSGILTGGSSNVAEWSLLSYLGRINYNYNSKYYATASLRTDGSSRFGSENKYGVFPSVALAWRISDEAFMKDIRAINELKLRTSYGKTGNNNIGNYDHLATINYEKYVLGGTGVGGFSPGRLANPNLTWETQQQINVGIDVSFLNNRLALTLDHFRSKNSDLLLNVNIPDITGFNTALQNIGEVQNTGWEITLNTVNTQGAFKWQTALNFSMYKNKVTRLGPSGDPIIASQGGNITMIGQPIGMFYGWLTDGIFKTKAELDKGPIWNPGGRDASRVGDVRFVDVSGPNGVPDGIINSFDKTIMGSPYPDFYYGMTNSFSYKNLSLSVSLQGVQGNRVLALSREQLANDRARFRQYAFMNNYWKSESEPGDGYSVRPNDVPTGNFRGTYSQRWLDDGSYLRINNIVLGYTLPELIAKKAKLSSVRLSVTANNPFLFTKFVGFNPDVSRTDSPLTPGNERYDYPTAKSILFGINIGF; encoded by the coding sequence ATGGAAAAATCAGTACGTATTCTACTCCTTTTGGGAGTAGTGATGGGAGGAGTACATCCTGGCTTTTCCCAAACCCTGGCGCGGGCTGAACAACTTCAGCCGAAAGAGGTATATGCCAAAGCCTCAACGAAACGACTAAAAGATGTATTGAAGAAACTTCAGGATCAGTATGCCACCGATATTCTGTATCTGGATCGTCATGTAGAAGGATTGACCGTTGCGGTCGATGCTGTAGACCTCAATGCCAAGATAGACGACAATCTGAGCGCTATTCTAAAGCCATTGGGCCTGCGCTACAAGAAAATCAGAAACGGTAGCTATGTGATCACGACGAAGGAGCCGTCGGGAAAGGTGGAGTCCACCAACGCCCGATTTCCGGTTGTTACACCGATAACTGAGCGATACCAGGAGTCGGAATCAACAACACAACTGCCTTTATTGACCGCATCGGCTGATATGGCCGTCGAAAAAGTGCGGGTGGCTGATATTTCGGTTCAGGGAAAAGTGTCCGACGAAAAGGGGGAGGGCTTGCCCGGTGTCAGTATTCTGTTGAAAGGGACCCAGAAAGGAACGACTACCGATGTAGATGGGCGGTATAAAATTGACGTTCCCAATGCGTCGTCCACGCTGATTTTCAGCTTTGTTGGTTACGCTTCACAAGAAATTGTGGTGGGTAATCGCACAAGCCTGAACGTTACGATGGCGACCGACAATAAAACACTGAGCGAAATTGTCGTCATTGGCTATGGATCAATCGAGAAAAAAGACCTGACGGGCTCCGTAGCCTCTATCGGTAGTAAATCCATTCAGGAGGTGGCCGTCCCTCGGGTCGATCAGGCGTTGATGGGTAAAATTGCCGGGGTGCAGGTAAAACCTGTTTCGGGCGAACCCGGTGCTGCTCCGCAAATCCGAATTCGGGGTATTGGTAGTATTTCGGCGGGTGCTGGTCCGCTGTATGTAGTCGATGGTTTCCCGATTTCCAGTATCCAGACCCTGAACCCGAACGACGTGGAAACCATCGACGTGCTGAAAGATGCGTCGGCTACGGCTATTTACGGATCGCGGGGTGCCAATGGCGTTGTGATTATCAATACTAAGCGGGGTAAATCGGGCAAGGCTGCAATCAGTTTCAGTTACCAGTTCGGTTTTCAAAAAATAGCCAAGCGGCCCAAACTACAATCCGGCTTAGAAGAAGCGCAGCACTATTTTGATGGCGTTCGCAACCGAAACCTGGACGAAGGAAACGATGTGTCGGGTGACCCGCTCAAGTGGAAAGCACCGGTTCCGCAAACGATTCTGGATGTACTGTCAGGAAAGATCACCACGAACGAAGACCCGCTCGATGCCATATTACGTACAGGCCCTCAGCAGCAATATCAGTTAAATGCATCGGGCGGCACCGAAAATATCCGGTACGCCGTGAGTGGCGAATATTTCAATCAGGATGGGATTATTCTGAACACCAACTTCAAACGCTACTCGGTCCGGGCAAATATCGACGCCAAACTAGCTCCCCGGCTCACGTTGAAAGTGAACCTGAACCCCTCCTATACCGATAAATTCAACGTGGGCGGTGTCGGTGCTGAAGACGTAGCAACTTACTCGGATATTACCAACAACCCACTCTACAATGCGCTGGTCATTCCGACTTATCAGTCCTTATACAACCCGGATGGCAGCTATTATCCCTTTGGCAATGGCCTGGATGCCGTGGTGACCAGTAAGAATCCGCTGGCGCTGGCCAACGAAATAAAGGCCCGGCAAAAAGGCATTGGGTTTCTGGGGAACACCTTCATGGAATATGCTATCCTGCCTAATCTGAAAGTGAATGTGATGCTGGGTATCAACCTGATGAGTATCAAAGGGAGCTACTTCAAACCCCAGATGGCGGCTTTCCTCAACGAACTGGCCAGTGGTACCGACAACGCATCGCAACGGCTTAACTGGATTACGGAAACTACCGTGAACTATACCAAGAGTGTTGGCAAGCACAATTTCACGGGGCTATTAGGCTACACGACCCAAAAGGAAACCTTCGAATCCAACACACTGACCAGCAACCGTTACCCCAACAACCTGGTGCCTACATTGAGTGCCGTGAGCGGGATTCTGACGGGCGGTTCGTCGAACGTAGCGGAATGGTCACTGCTGTCGTATTTAGGCCGGATCAATTATAACTACAACAGCAAGTACTATGCAACGGCTTCATTGCGGACGGATGGATCTTCACGGTTTGGATCAGAAAATAAGTACGGTGTGTTTCCATCGGTTGCACTGGCCTGGCGTATTTCGGATGAGGCTTTCATGAAAGATATTCGTGCCATCAACGAGTTGAAATTGCGGACCAGCTACGGGAAAACCGGAAACAACAACATCGGCAATTACGACCATCTGGCCACGATCAACTACGAAAAGTATGTGTTGGGCGGAACAGGAGTAGGAGGGTTCTCACCTGGCCGACTAGCCAATCCAAATCTGACCTGGGAAACCCAGCAACAGATCAACGTGGGTATTGATGTGAGCTTCCTGAACAACCGGCTGGCCTTGACCTTAGACCATTTCCGGTCGAAAAACTCCGACCTGCTGCTGAACGTCAACATACCCGACATTACGGGCTTCAATACCGCACTCCAGAACATTGGCGAAGTGCAGAATACAGGTTGGGAAATTACCCTGAACACGGTGAATACCCAGGGCGCTTTCAAATGGCAGACGGCCCTGAATTTCTCGATGTATAAAAACAAAGTGACCCGTCTGGGCCCCTCCGGCGACCCCATTATTGCCAGTCAGGGAGGTAATATTACCATGATTGGCCAACCAATCGGGATGTTTTACGGCTGGCTGACCGATGGGATTTTCAAAACCAAAGCGGAACTGGATAAAGGGCCGATCTGGAACCCTGGTGGTCGTGATGCCTCGCGCGTGGGCGATGTTCGGTTTGTGGATGTAAGCGGACCAAACGGCGTACCCGACGGCATTATCAACAGTTTCGACAAAACCATCATGGGCTCGCCTTACCCCGATTTCTATTACGGCATGACCAACAGCTTCTCGTATAAAAATCTGAGCCTGAGCGTGAGTTTGCAAGGTGTACAGGGGAACCGTGTACTGGCATTATCGCGTGAGCAACTGGCCAACGACCGGGCTCGGTTCCGGCAGTATGCCTTCATGAACAACTACTGGAAATCGGAGTCGGAGCCGGGCGATGGCTATTCGGTACGCCCCAACGATGTGCCAACGGGTAATTTCCGGGGGACCTACAGCCAGCGCTGGCTGGACGATGGTTCGTATCTGCGAATCAATAATATCGTGCTGGGCTATACCCTTCCCGAACTGATCGCGAAAAAGGCCAAACTCAGCTCAGTACGCCTGTCGGTAACCGCCAATAACCCCTTCCTCTTCACGAAGTTCGTTGGGTTCAACCCCGATGTGAGCCGGACCGATAGCCCGCTTACGCCCGGTAACGAACGGTACGATTACCCAACGGCAAAAAGTATTCTGTTCGGCATAAACATTGGCTTTTAA
- a CDS encoding RagB/SusD family nutrient uptake outer membrane protein — translation MKKTIFLVALVMLLTTACRKDFIEILPVDTVTVDVLYKTDKDYQDAIIGVYGIYQDQYANMYYFGDIRGDDVWDELVKGTAGAVDNFTLANDDPLLINTWRNYYKAITRANTILERIATADASITNKNRHIGEAEFLRALAYFDLVRIFGDVPMVTKTLSIEESYKTPREKVDKIYDEVIIKDLLDAESKLPASYAGSEVGRATKGAARALLGKVYLTRKDFTKAEAKLQEVTTMGYSLLPNWADLWDYTKNEHHSEYIFDIEYEQGLGGEGSIYTNRFTPKVTSMIAFYGIAGSVDDQNTPNQVLFDLFEAKDKRKDITASRGYTDATGKFIPLLVSSNNMSAYTRKYIVKISTANDSPANWKVIRYADVLLMYAEALNENGKTAQALPYLNQVRTRAGIDALAAGVTQTDLRDQIVLERRRELAFEGHRWFDLIRTGQALNVMGKYGMKARNVVFPIPLAQIQLINDRTIFPQNPGYD, via the coding sequence ATGAAAAAGACAATTTTTCTGGTGGCGCTGGTCATGTTGCTGACGACCGCCTGCCGAAAGGATTTTATCGAAATTCTGCCCGTCGATACGGTCACGGTCGATGTGTTGTATAAAACCGACAAAGACTATCAGGATGCCATTATCGGTGTCTATGGGATTTATCAGGATCAGTATGCCAACATGTACTACTTTGGCGATATCCGGGGCGACGACGTATGGGATGAGCTGGTGAAAGGTACTGCCGGGGCAGTCGATAACTTTACACTGGCCAACGACGACCCTCTGCTGATTAATACCTGGCGGAATTACTACAAAGCCATTACGCGGGCCAATACCATCCTGGAGCGTATTGCTACCGCTGATGCGTCGATCACGAACAAAAATCGGCACATTGGTGAAGCTGAATTTCTGCGGGCGCTGGCTTACTTCGATCTGGTTCGGATTTTTGGCGATGTGCCGATGGTAACCAAAACCCTGAGCATCGAAGAGTCGTACAAAACTCCTCGGGAAAAGGTCGATAAAATCTACGATGAAGTCATTATCAAAGACCTGCTTGATGCCGAAAGTAAGTTGCCTGCCAGTTATGCGGGCTCAGAAGTAGGACGAGCGACCAAAGGGGCAGCCAGAGCGTTGCTGGGAAAAGTGTACCTGACCCGGAAGGACTTTACCAAAGCAGAAGCCAAACTTCAGGAAGTAACCACCATGGGCTACTCGCTACTACCCAACTGGGCCGACCTGTGGGATTATACCAAAAATGAGCACCACAGCGAGTACATTTTCGACATTGAGTACGAGCAGGGTTTAGGGGGGGAAGGCAGTATTTACACCAACCGCTTTACGCCCAAGGTTACGTCGATGATTGCGTTCTATGGCATTGCCGGTTCGGTCGATGATCAGAATACACCCAACCAGGTGCTGTTCGATCTGTTTGAGGCAAAGGATAAACGGAAAGATATAACCGCTAGTCGTGGGTATACCGATGCGACAGGGAAGTTTATCCCGCTCCTGGTTTCGTCCAACAACATGTCGGCTTACACCCGCAAATACATTGTTAAAATCAGTACGGCCAACGATAGTCCCGCTAACTGGAAAGTGATTCGGTACGCCGATGTGTTGCTAATGTATGCCGAAGCGCTGAACGAAAACGGTAAAACGGCGCAGGCGCTGCCTTATTTGAATCAAGTTCGGACACGGGCGGGTATTGATGCGCTGGCTGCTGGAGTTACTCAGACAGACCTGCGCGATCAGATTGTGCTGGAGCGTCGTCGGGAACTGGCATTTGAAGGGCATCGCTGGTTTGATCTGATTCGAACCGGCCAGGCGCTTAACGTGATGGGGAAATATGGAATGAAAGCGCGTAATGTCGTTTTCCCCATTCCCCTGGCACAGATTCAACTCATTAACGACCGTACCATTTTCCCGCAGAATCCGGGCTATGATTAA
- a CDS encoding YncE family protein, translated as MKTTKTILSLLLCSILFITATAWITASKDRLAVNATKPTKPAPKVQRLLYVVTPGIRNYLGYGGHGIQVFDIDNNHKFVKFISTPGGLLRKDSPSPTGTMKKGIPSNVKGVDVSLAYNCIYISTLEAIQCIDLVTEKTLWEKDYEGGVDRISISPDGKIIYAPSLEKAHWNVIDAKTGDVITKIVTNSGSHNTIYGPDGKEVYLAGLKSTMLNVADTKTHTVSRQVGPFSADIRPFTVNGSQTLVYVNVNGLLGFEVADLVTGKFLHRVVVEGWNMGEVKRHGCPSHGIGLTPDEKELWLCDGHNYRLHVFDNTVMPPVQKTSIALKDMPGWITFSLDGKYAYPATGDVIDVKTRKIIASLEDQDHNDVQSEKMVEIHFSGGKPVAAGDQFGLGQVKKVTKN; from the coding sequence ATGAAGACGACAAAAACCATTTTATCCCTGCTTCTGTGTAGTATACTTTTTATAACGGCAACGGCCTGGATAACAGCGTCTAAAGATCGACTGGCGGTCAATGCCACCAAACCTACAAAACCGGCTCCCAAAGTGCAGCGCCTTCTATACGTCGTTACACCCGGCATCCGAAATTACCTGGGTTACGGTGGGCACGGTATACAGGTGTTCGACATCGACAATAACCACAAGTTTGTCAAATTCATCAGCACACCGGGTGGTTTGTTACGAAAAGACTCGCCATCCCCGACGGGTACGATGAAAAAAGGTATTCCGTCCAATGTGAAGGGCGTCGATGTGAGTCTGGCATACAATTGTATTTATATCAGCACGCTGGAGGCCATTCAGTGTATCGATCTGGTTACCGAAAAAACACTGTGGGAAAAAGATTACGAAGGTGGAGTGGACCGTATTTCGATATCGCCCGATGGTAAAATTATTTATGCGCCATCGCTCGAAAAAGCCCACTGGAACGTCATCGACGCCAAAACGGGCGATGTAATCACCAAGATTGTGACCAATTCGGGTTCACACAATACGATTTACGGCCCCGATGGTAAAGAGGTGTATCTGGCAGGCTTGAAATCGACCATGCTTAATGTAGCCGATACCAAAACGCATACTGTGTCCCGCCAGGTTGGGCCGTTCAGCGCCGATATCCGTCCCTTTACGGTCAATGGTTCACAGACCCTCGTGTATGTGAATGTCAACGGATTGCTGGGTTTCGAAGTGGCCGATTTAGTAACGGGTAAATTCCTGCATCGGGTCGTAGTCGAAGGCTGGAACATGGGCGAAGTAAAACGGCATGGTTGCCCCAGCCACGGCATTGGCCTAACGCCCGATGAAAAGGAGCTTTGGTTGTGTGATGGGCATAACTATCGGTTGCATGTATTCGACAACACCGTAATGCCGCCCGTTCAGAAAACAAGCATCGCCCTGAAAGACATGCCCGGCTGGATCACATTCAGCCTGGATGGGAAATATGCGTATCCAGCAACAGGCGACGTGATCGATGTGAAAACCCGCAAGATCATTGCTTCGCTGGAAGACCAGGATCATAACGATGTGCAAAGTGAGAAAATGGTTGAAATTCACTTTAGTGGTGGTAAGCCTGTTGCCGCTGGAGACCAGTTTGGTCTCGGTCAGGTGAAAAAGGTAACCAAGAACTAG
- a CDS encoding YhcH/YjgK/YiaL family protein gives MKKSHTSRSRALLVGMAVLMTVAVRAQSVENWTGKKADQWFAKMDWLGGLPAKPAEVINKEEFARQYHGNKAAWDKAFAFLKNTDFTRLRPGKYPIDDEAVYATISEGPPREISNDKFEAHQNYSDIHFVLKGKEQIGIIPVENVKSNLVEAYSPAKDIMFYSSDQGKFYVAEPGIFYIVTPKEAHNPANKVDGYDGVKKVVVKVRTIP, from the coding sequence ATGAAAAAATCGCACACTAGCCGCTCGCGGGCTTTACTGGTCGGTATGGCCGTATTGATGACTGTTGCGGTACGCGCCCAGTCGGTCGAGAACTGGACCGGAAAAAAGGCCGACCAATGGTTTGCTAAAATGGACTGGCTTGGCGGACTGCCTGCCAAACCCGCCGAGGTGATCAATAAGGAAGAGTTTGCCCGGCAATACCACGGCAATAAAGCCGCCTGGGATAAAGCGTTTGCGTTTCTGAAAAACACCGATTTCACCCGGTTGCGCCCCGGCAAATACCCCATCGACGATGAGGCCGTATACGCTACCATTTCGGAAGGGCCACCGCGCGAAATCTCCAACGACAAGTTCGAAGCCCACCAGAACTACAGTGACATTCATTTCGTGCTAAAGGGCAAAGAGCAAATCGGCATCATTCCGGTCGAGAACGTAAAATCGAATCTGGTCGAGGCCTATAGCCCCGCTAAAGACATTATGTTTTACTCGTCCGATCAGGGTAAATTCTACGTTGCCGAACCCGGTATCTTTTACATCGTTACGCCCAAGGAAGCGCATAACCCAGCCAACAAAGTAGACGGATACGACGGGGTTAAAAAAGTAGTGGTCAAGGTGCGGACCATTCCGTAA
- a CDS encoding D-2-hydroxyacid dehydrogenase, with the protein MELVFLDTKTIGNIPNLNLLEKFGRVTYYETTQPDQTLERIREADIVVSNKVMLDKAIIEQAPKLKLICIAATGTNNVDKEAAEKRGIPVMNAMDYSTQSVTQGTFAILLHLLVNVPYFDHYVKDGEYAKTDIFTHFGPGFWELAGKRFGIVGLGNIGRQVAKIAYAFGCEVVYYSTSGQNTQQPYLRLELDEFLHTCDIVSIHAPLNESTANFINYDRLARMKKSAILLNVGRGGIVNEADLARALDEGLIAAAGIDVFTKEPILPENPLLHVKHKERLALTPHVTWASIEARTLLMEKVGQNIEAFLKTEISNVRATIADEHEPLANV; encoded by the coding sequence ATGGAATTAGTGTTTCTGGATACGAAAACCATTGGTAATATTCCCAACCTGAATCTGTTGGAAAAATTTGGTCGGGTGACCTACTACGAAACTACGCAGCCCGATCAAACGCTGGAGCGAATCAGGGAAGCCGATATTGTTGTCTCGAACAAGGTGATGCTGGATAAAGCCATCATCGAGCAGGCGCCAAAGCTAAAGCTGATCTGCATTGCCGCTACGGGCACTAATAATGTCGATAAAGAAGCCGCCGAAAAGCGAGGCATTCCGGTAATGAACGCTATGGATTACTCGACACAGAGCGTTACCCAGGGCACGTTTGCCATACTACTGCACCTGCTGGTCAATGTGCCGTATTTCGACCACTATGTGAAAGACGGTGAATACGCTAAAACGGACATATTTACTCATTTCGGACCGGGTTTCTGGGAGCTGGCCGGAAAGCGGTTTGGCATTGTTGGCCTGGGAAATATTGGTCGGCAGGTAGCCAAAATTGCATATGCGTTCGGCTGCGAAGTCGTGTATTACTCTACATCTGGCCAGAATACCCAGCAGCCCTATCTGCGACTTGAATTAGATGAGTTTTTACATACCTGCGACATTGTTTCTATACACGCCCCTTTAAATGAAAGCACGGCTAATTTTATCAATTACGACCGACTGGCACGTATGAAAAAATCGGCCATTCTGCTCAACGTAGGTCGGGGGGGCATTGTCAACGAAGCCGACTTGGCCCGAGCGCTGGACGAAGGGTTAATTGCAGCCGCCGGTATCGACGTGTTTACCAAAGAACCTATCCTGCCCGAAAACCCGCTTTTGCACGTAAAGCATAAAGAACGGCTAGCTCTGACGCCCCACGTAACCTGGGCCAGTATCGAGGCCCGAACGCTGCTAATGGAGAAAGTCGGCCAGAATATCGAAGCGTTTTTGAAAACGGAGATCTCGAACGTCCGCGCTACAATCGCAGACGAGCATGAGCCATTAGCTAATGTATAA